Proteins encoded by one window of Astatotilapia calliptera chromosome 13, fAstCal1.2, whole genome shotgun sequence:
- the smoc2 gene encoding SPARC-related modular calcium-binding protein 2 isoform X3, with amino-acid sequence MRICPLLVFLCLQCAGGVQKFSALKFLRVDQDKDCNMECSGAPRKPLCASDGRTFTSRCEYLRAKCRDSQLEVSRGPCKDTSRCVAEKKYTEQQAKKLFPQVFVPVCNPDGTYSEVQCHSYTGYCWCVTPNGRPISGSAVANKKPRCQGSKQEKTTTREPGKSVSLQIFSILNADDTDLVIDPQPPEHEEDSNSQYPTLWTEQVRSRQNNRTRAPSSSCDQEKLSAQEEARQHKNDAVFVPDCAQGGLYKPVQCHPSTGYCWCVLVDTGRPIPGTSTRYEQPKCDGNARAHPAKPKDHYKSRHLQGCPGAKKTEFLTSVLDALSTDMVHAVTDPASAGRVAEPDPSHTLEERVVHWYFSQLDKNSSGDIGKKEIKPFKRFLRKKSKPKKCVKKFVEYCDISNDKALSLQELMGCLGVTKEEGSIPGEGLTSKLNPSKKQG; translated from the exons ATGCGCATCTGTCCACTGCTGGTCTTCCTCTGTCTACAGTGCGCTGGAGGCGTTCAGAAGTTCTCCGCTCTCAAG TTCCTGCGGGTGGATCAGGATAAGGATTGCAACATGGAATGCAGCGGAGCTCCTCGCAAGCCCCTGTGCGCCTCCGATGGCAGGACCTTCACATCGCGCTGCGAGTACCTCCGAGCCAAGTGCCGCGACTCCCAGCTGGAGGTCAGCCGAGGGCCATGCAAAG ATACATCCAGATGTGTAGCAGAGAAGAAGTACACAGAGCAGCAGGCCAAGAAGCTCTTCCCACAGGTCTTTGTGCCTGTTTGCAACCCTGATGGCACGTACAGCGAG GTTCAGTGCCATAGCTACACTGGATACTGCTGGTGTGTTACCCCCAATGGCCGGCCAATCAGTGGCTCAGCAGTGGCCAATAAGAAACCTCGATGCCAAG GATCAAAGCAGGAGAAAACAACCACAAGAGAGCCTGGTAAATCAG TCTCCTTGCAAATATTCTCCATTCTAAATGCAGATGACACCGACCTAGTGATCGATCCTCAGCCTCCCGAACACGAAGAAG ATAGCAATTCCCAGTACCCCACTCTGTGGACGGAGCAGGTTCGCAGCCGACAGAACAATAGAACCAGAGCACCAT CCTCGTCATGTGACCAGGAGAAGCTTTCTGCCCAAGAAGAGGCAAGGCAGCACAAGAACGACGCTGTATTTGTACCAGACTGTGCCCAAGGAGGACTTTACAAGCCTGTCCAATGCCACCCCTCTACTGGCTACTGCTGGTGTGTGCTTGTGGATACTGGACGGCCCATACCTGGGACCTCTACAAG GTATGAACAGCCAAAATGTGATGGCAATGCTAGGGCCCACCCAGCTAAACCTAAGGACCATTATAAAAGCAGACATCTCCAAG GCTGTCCCGGGGCTAAGAAAACAGAGTTCCTGACAAGTGTTCTTGACGCGCTGTCGACAGACATGGTGCACGCTGTCACAGATCCAGCATCTGCGGGAAG GGTGGCTGAGCCAGACCCCAGTCACACCCTGGAGGAGAGGGTTGTCCACTGGTATTTCAGTCAGCTGGACAAAAACTCCAGTGGGGACATTGGAAAGAAGGAGATCAAGCCTTTCAAACGCTTCCTGCGCAAGAAGTCCAAGCCAAAGAAGTGTGTTAAGAAGTTCGTGGAGTACTGCGACATCAGCAATGACAAAGCACTGTCTCTTCAGGAGCTCATGGGCTGCCTTGGGGTGACCAAGGAAGAAG GGTCCATACCAGGAGAAGGCTTAACCAGTAAACTA AATCCCTCAAAGAAGCAAGGCTAA
- the smoc2 gene encoding SPARC-related modular calcium-binding protein 2 isoform X1 produces MRICPLLVFLCLQCAGGVQKFSALKFLRVDQDKDCNMECSGAPRKPLCASDGRTFTSRCEYLRAKCRDSQLEVSRGPCKDTSRCVAEKKYTEQQAKKLFPQVFVPVCNPDGTYSEVQCHSYTGYCWCVTPNGRPISGSAVANKKPRCQGSKQEKTTTREPGKSDDTDLVIDPQPPEHEEDSNSQYPTLWTEQVRSRQNNRTRAPSSSCDQEKLSAQEEARQHKNDAVFVPDCAQGGLYKPVQCHPSTGYCWCVLVDTGRPIPGTSTRYEQPKCDGNARAHPAKPKDHYKSRHLQGCPGAKKTEFLTSVLDALSTDMVHAVTDPASAGRVAEPDPSHTLEERVVHWYFSQLDKNSSGDIGKKEIKPFKRFLRKKSKPKKCVKKFVEYCDISNDKALSLQELMGCLGVTKEEGSIPGEGLTSKLNPSKKQG; encoded by the exons ATGCGCATCTGTCCACTGCTGGTCTTCCTCTGTCTACAGTGCGCTGGAGGCGTTCAGAAGTTCTCCGCTCTCAAG TTCCTGCGGGTGGATCAGGATAAGGATTGCAACATGGAATGCAGCGGAGCTCCTCGCAAGCCCCTGTGCGCCTCCGATGGCAGGACCTTCACATCGCGCTGCGAGTACCTCCGAGCCAAGTGCCGCGACTCCCAGCTGGAGGTCAGCCGAGGGCCATGCAAAG ATACATCCAGATGTGTAGCAGAGAAGAAGTACACAGAGCAGCAGGCCAAGAAGCTCTTCCCACAGGTCTTTGTGCCTGTTTGCAACCCTGATGGCACGTACAGCGAG GTTCAGTGCCATAGCTACACTGGATACTGCTGGTGTGTTACCCCCAATGGCCGGCCAATCAGTGGCTCAGCAGTGGCCAATAAGAAACCTCGATGCCAAG GATCAAAGCAGGAGAAAACAACCACAAGAGAGCCTGGTAAATCAG ATGACACCGACCTAGTGATCGATCCTCAGCCTCCCGAACACGAAGAAG ATAGCAATTCCCAGTACCCCACTCTGTGGACGGAGCAGGTTCGCAGCCGACAGAACAATAGAACCAGAGCACCAT CCTCGTCATGTGACCAGGAGAAGCTTTCTGCCCAAGAAGAGGCAAGGCAGCACAAGAACGACGCTGTATTTGTACCAGACTGTGCCCAAGGAGGACTTTACAAGCCTGTCCAATGCCACCCCTCTACTGGCTACTGCTGGTGTGTGCTTGTGGATACTGGACGGCCCATACCTGGGACCTCTACAAG GTATGAACAGCCAAAATGTGATGGCAATGCTAGGGCCCACCCAGCTAAACCTAAGGACCATTATAAAAGCAGACATCTCCAAG GCTGTCCCGGGGCTAAGAAAACAGAGTTCCTGACAAGTGTTCTTGACGCGCTGTCGACAGACATGGTGCACGCTGTCACAGATCCAGCATCTGCGGGAAG GGTGGCTGAGCCAGACCCCAGTCACACCCTGGAGGAGAGGGTTGTCCACTGGTATTTCAGTCAGCTGGACAAAAACTCCAGTGGGGACATTGGAAAGAAGGAGATCAAGCCTTTCAAACGCTTCCTGCGCAAGAAGTCCAAGCCAAAGAAGTGTGTTAAGAAGTTCGTGGAGTACTGCGACATCAGCAATGACAAAGCACTGTCTCTTCAGGAGCTCATGGGCTGCCTTGGGGTGACCAAGGAAGAAG GGTCCATACCAGGAGAAGGCTTAACCAGTAAACTA AATCCCTCAAAGAAGCAAGGCTAA
- the smoc2 gene encoding SPARC-related modular calcium-binding protein 2 isoform X2, producing MRICPLLVFLCLQCAGGVQKFSALKFLRVDQDKDCNMECSGAPRKPLCASDGRTFTSRCEYLRAKCRDSQLEVSRGPCKDTSRCVAEKKYTEQQAKKLFPQVFVPVCNPDGTYSEVQCHSYTGYCWCVTPNGRPISGSAVANKKPRCQGSKQEKTTTREPGKSDDTDLVIDPQPPEHEEDSNSQYPTLWTEQVRSRQNNRTRAPSSSCDQEKLSAQEEARQHKNDAVFVPDCAQGGLYKPVQCHPSTGYCWCVLVDTGRPIPGTSTRYEQPKCDGNARAHPAKPKDHYKSRHLQGCPGAKKTEFLTSVLDALSTDMVHAVTDPASAGRVAEPDPSHTLEERVVHWYFSQLDKNSSGDIGKKEIKPFKRFLRKKSKPKKCVKKFVEYCDISNDKALSLQELMGCLGVTKEEG from the exons ATGCGCATCTGTCCACTGCTGGTCTTCCTCTGTCTACAGTGCGCTGGAGGCGTTCAGAAGTTCTCCGCTCTCAAG TTCCTGCGGGTGGATCAGGATAAGGATTGCAACATGGAATGCAGCGGAGCTCCTCGCAAGCCCCTGTGCGCCTCCGATGGCAGGACCTTCACATCGCGCTGCGAGTACCTCCGAGCCAAGTGCCGCGACTCCCAGCTGGAGGTCAGCCGAGGGCCATGCAAAG ATACATCCAGATGTGTAGCAGAGAAGAAGTACACAGAGCAGCAGGCCAAGAAGCTCTTCCCACAGGTCTTTGTGCCTGTTTGCAACCCTGATGGCACGTACAGCGAG GTTCAGTGCCATAGCTACACTGGATACTGCTGGTGTGTTACCCCCAATGGCCGGCCAATCAGTGGCTCAGCAGTGGCCAATAAGAAACCTCGATGCCAAG GATCAAAGCAGGAGAAAACAACCACAAGAGAGCCTGGTAAATCAG ATGACACCGACCTAGTGATCGATCCTCAGCCTCCCGAACACGAAGAAG ATAGCAATTCCCAGTACCCCACTCTGTGGACGGAGCAGGTTCGCAGCCGACAGAACAATAGAACCAGAGCACCAT CCTCGTCATGTGACCAGGAGAAGCTTTCTGCCCAAGAAGAGGCAAGGCAGCACAAGAACGACGCTGTATTTGTACCAGACTGTGCCCAAGGAGGACTTTACAAGCCTGTCCAATGCCACCCCTCTACTGGCTACTGCTGGTGTGTGCTTGTGGATACTGGACGGCCCATACCTGGGACCTCTACAAG GTATGAACAGCCAAAATGTGATGGCAATGCTAGGGCCCACCCAGCTAAACCTAAGGACCATTATAAAAGCAGACATCTCCAAG GCTGTCCCGGGGCTAAGAAAACAGAGTTCCTGACAAGTGTTCTTGACGCGCTGTCGACAGACATGGTGCACGCTGTCACAGATCCAGCATCTGCGGGAAG GGTGGCTGAGCCAGACCCCAGTCACACCCTGGAGGAGAGGGTTGTCCACTGGTATTTCAGTCAGCTGGACAAAAACTCCAGTGGGGACATTGGAAAGAAGGAGATCAAGCCTTTCAAACGCTTCCTGCGCAAGAAGTCCAAGCCAAAGAAGTGTGTTAAGAAGTTCGTGGAGTACTGCGACATCAGCAATGACAAAGCACTGTCTCTTCAGGAGCTCATGGGCTGCCTTGGGGTGACCAAGGAAGAAGGTTAG